A section of the Phycodurus eques isolate BA_2022a chromosome 4, UOR_Pequ_1.1, whole genome shotgun sequence genome encodes:
- the si:dkeyp-69b9.3 gene encoding LOW QUALITY PROTEIN: myocardin (The sequence of the model RefSeq protein was modified relative to this genomic sequence to represent the inferred CDS: deleted 1 base in 1 codon) — protein sequence MTLLASERSLLIRNKFRSVLQLRIQNRRQSQINADSGLKSTSSPKKEQKDKSEALRQSDKVAGRHHQMPPSGVTAVTVQEKSESRASRQKKACRDLRGGIQDPPAPAQPKDKPHLENRAVSFPLPADVFEGDISSCSSSSSSEQHVVHQPAASAFTSPSGFSDDQLLSDLSSVGPPLNHSPVRTHSGLALLPATEGIRPPTSVLLSESNSMATMSRPNGIFLISQTTPLLPKTARPPSPACSSSLTPASAFNLNHLARSRKPRENKPKMKKLKYHQYIPPDQRGASGPGGGGAKPRSPPTQPLNPAGSQLLKQQQVCLQLQILQHQQQQQQQQQQQQQQQQQLTVVPSGEQNSSGALPLNPQPVPATTNHTPKDTNNASKLELLPANLVDLKVSELRQQLRKRGLPVSGTKPALLQRLRPFQLTPSCVTPVPLCQLGGSMEPLNPSHPLLAHHSPSSSCSSGDSPGSSPNQQMYIHDHGVPNGIVNVALNCFSNDLSVSLSGEQCGPINAVFLAPACTTSETPIPNLPMSSSSPLQCGTTWRTELGVEFDMKERMKCRARDSSANAVNESCARSLHPFLQQEPGCMRGNRETDVETEVLFTQVFCSQPCPSDMIDRDFELPVEITASPGQNSPGIRSLEEELQEAIQKVQLYPRQSIDDILDEPIVSVDSVNGSIDNSLIPSSPPPPPPQVDQSQKSQQHSKDSNFLPLCSSLLLELPPSPAVISPSHITPAPAPPPICTSPPLQSTRKSRKRRAQAMFDAAEILETLTSGLRPITPPAPPFAETDFGLDSDLNINRVLDLMIEQW from the exons ATGACGCTGCTGGCCTCCGAGAGGTCACTCCTCATCCGGAACAAGTTCCGCTCAG TGCTGCAGTTGAGGATTCAGAACCGAAGGCAGAGTCAGATCAATGCAGACTCGG GCTTGAAATCAACTAGTTCCcctaaaaaagaacaaaaagacaaGAGTGAAGCTCTG CGTCAAAGTGACAAAGTTGCCGGAAGACATCATCAGATGCCCCCTAGTGGAGTCACTGCTGTAACTGTGCAAG AGAAGAGCGAGTCCAGGGCCTCAAGGCAAAAGAAGGCTTGTCGAGACCTCAGAGGGGGGATCCAAGATCCACCCGCACCTGCGCAGCCCAAAGACAAACCACACCTTGAGAACC GTGCCGTCTCTTTCCCGCTGCCTGCAGATGTCTTCGAAGGCGACATCTCGTCCTGCTCCTCGTCTTCGTCGAGCGAGCAACACGTCGTTCACCAACCGGCGGCCTCGGCCTTCACATCACCATCGGGCTTCTCAGATGACCAATTGCTGAGTGACTTGTCATCTGTGGGCCCGCCCCTCAACCACAGTCCAGTTCGCACTCAT TCCGGTTTGGCATTGCTCCCGGCAACCGAGGGCATCCGACCGCCGACGAGCGTCCTGCTGAGTGAAAGTAACTCCATGGCAACCATGAGTCGACCAAACGGGATCTTTCTGATCTCCCAGACCACGCCCCTGCTGCCAAAG ACAGCTCGGCCTCCCAGTCCTGCCTGTTCCTCTTCCCTGACGCCTGCCTCTGCCTTTAACCTCAACCATCTTGCTCGCTCACGGAAACCACGGGAAAACAAACCCAAGATGAAGAAACTCAAGTATCACCAGTACATTCCTCCCGACCAGAGGGGGGCGTCTGGGCCTGGAG GGGGAGGAGCCAAACCGAGGAGCCCTCCTACCCAGCCATTAAACCCGGCAGGTTCTCAGCTTCTCAAGCAGCAACAGGTCTGTCTGCAGCTGCAAATCCTTCAGcaccaacagcagcagcagcagcagcagcagcagcagcagcagcagcagcagcaactcaCTGTCGTACCCAG TGGAGAACAGAATTCATCTGGAGCTCTGCCCCTGAACCCTCAACCTGTTCCTGCAACCACCAACCACACGCCAAAGGACACAAACAATGCGTCTAAACTTGAGCTCCTCCCTGCAAATCTGGTGGATCTCAAA GTGTCAGAGCTGAGGCAGCAGCTGCGTAAGCGAGGCCTCCCTGTCTCCGGCACTAAGCCTGCTCTGTTGCAGCGCCTTCGTCCCTTCCAGCTCACCCCCTCATGTGTCACTCCTGTTCCCCTCTGCCAGCTGGGGGGCAGCATGGAGCCCCTGAATCCCTCTCACCCGCTCCTGGCCCACCACAGCCCCAGCTCCAGCTGCAGCTCTGGAGATTCACCTGGAAGCAGCCCGAACCAACAGATGTACATCCATGATCACGGAGTCCCGAATGGCATTGTAAATGTTGCCCTGAATTGCTTCTCCAATGATCTCTCCGTTAGTCTGTCTGGTGAACAGTGTGGTCCTATCAATGCGGTGTTCCTGGCTCCTGCCTGTACCACCTCTGAAACTCCAATTCCCAATTTACCCATGTCATCGTCCTCGCCCCTGCAGTGTGGTACCACCTGGAGAACTGAGCTCGGTGTGGAGTTTGACATGAAAGAGAGGATGAAGTGCAGGGCAAGAGATTCCTCTGCAAACGCTGTCAATGAA TCGTGTGCTAGATCCCTTCATCCATTCCTGCAACAGGAACCAGGATGCATGAGAGGGAACCGGGAAACGGATGTCGAAACAGAGGTGTTGTTTACACAG GTGTTCTGCTCCCAGCCGTGCCCCAGCGATATGATTGACCGGGACTTTGAGTTGCCAGTAGAGATCACTGCAAGTCCTGGCCAAAACTCGCCTGGCATTCGTAGCTTAGAGGAGGAGCTGCAGGAGGCCATCCAGAAAGTACAG CTGTACCCTCGACAGTCGATAGATGACATTCTGGATGAGCCCATTGTTTCTGTTG ACTCTGTCAACGGCTCTATTGACAATTCACTTATACcgtcatctcctcctcctcctcctcctcaagtCGATCAGTCCCAGAAATCCCAGCAGCACTCCAAGGATAGTAACTTCCTGCCTCTTTGCTCCTCGCTCCTCCTGGAGCTCCCCCCGTCTCCCGCTGTGATCTCCCCGAGTCACATCACCCCTGCGCCGGCGCCTCCACCCATTTGTACCTCCCCTCCGCTGCAGTCCACCAGAAAGTCGCGGAAGCGGCGAGCCCAGGCCATGTTCGACGCCGCCGAAATCCTGGAGACTCTGACGTCTGGTTTGCGACCGATCACTCCGCCGGCGCCTCCGTTTGCGGAGACCGACTTTGGTCTC GATTCGGATCTCAACATCAATCGAGTGTTGGATCTGATGATAGAGCAGTGGTGA